The following proteins are co-located in the Candidatus Nanosynbacter sp. HMT-352 genome:
- a CDS encoding DedA family protein, protein MESFIHLITSFGVFAILLVVFAESGLLIGFVLPGDSLLFTAGYMVQQNILHIDIHIFALLVFAAAVLGDSVGYSFGHKVGRKLFEKENSRFFKKKYLEQTEKFYDKHGSATIVLARFVPIVRTFAPIVAGASKMHYKTFLTFNLIGGFLWSSAFVYLGFYAGEFLTKAGVNIEVAAILIIFLSVSPMVIHALKQPNTRALLRKQLSVLLSKTKRKK, encoded by the coding sequence ATGGAATCCTTTATTCACTTGATAACCAGCTTCGGTGTATTCGCAATTTTATTAGTAGTTTTCGCAGAATCTGGCTTATTAATCGGCTTCGTCCTACCTGGCGACAGTCTGCTTTTCACTGCTGGATATATGGTTCAGCAGAATATCCTACACATTGATATCCACATTTTTGCACTTTTGGTTTTTGCAGCGGCAGTGCTGGGCGACAGTGTTGGCTATAGCTTTGGACACAAAGTGGGGCGTAAATTGTTTGAAAAAGAAAATTCCCGATTCTTCAAGAAAAAATATTTGGAGCAAACAGAAAAGTTTTACGACAAGCACGGCTCAGCGACAATCGTCCTGGCTCGATTTGTACCAATTGTCAGAACCTTCGCCCCAATCGTTGCCGGCGCCAGTAAAATGCACTATAAAACATTCTTAACTTTCAATCTTATCGGTGGATTTCTTTGGTCGTCAGCATTCGTTTATCTAGGCTTCTACGCCGGAGAATTCCTAACCAAAGCGGGCGTAAATATTGAAGTTGCAGCAATCCTCATTATTTTCCTGTCTGTCTCACCAATGGTTATTCATGCTTTGAAACAACCAAATACTCGCGCTTTGTTAAGAAAACAATTGTCGGTTCTCCTCTCGAAAACCAAGCGTAAAAAGTAG